A single genomic interval of Oryza sativa Japonica Group chromosome 7, ASM3414082v1 harbors:
- the LOC4343728 gene encoding polyol transporter 5 — translation MASAALPEAVAPKKKGNVRFAFACAILASMTSILLGYDIGVMSGASLYIKKDFNISDGKVEVLMGILNLYSLIGSFAAGRTSDWIGRRYTIVFAAVIFFAGAFLMGFAVNYAMLMFGRFVAGIGVGYALMIAPVYTAEVSPASARGFLTSFPEVFINFGILLGYVSNYAFSRLPLNLGWRIMLGIGAAPSVLLALMVLGMPESPRWLVMKGRLADAKVVLEKTSDTAEEAAERLADIKAAAGIPEELDGDVVTVPKRGSGNEKRVWKELILSPTPAMRRILLSGIGIHFFQQASGIDSVVLYSPRVFKSAGITDDKHLLGTTCAVGVTKTLFILVATFFLDRVGRRPLLLSSTGGMILSLIGLGAGLTVVGQHPDAKIPWAIGLSIASTLAYVAFFSIGLGPITWVYSSEIFPLQVRALGCSLGVAANRVTSGVISMTFLSLSKAITIGGSFFLYSGIAALAWVFFYTYLPETRGRTLEEMSKLFGDTAAASESDEPAKEKKKVEMAATN, via the exons ATGGCTTCCGCCGCGCTGCCGGAGGCCGTCGCGCCGAAGAAGAAGGGCAACGTCCGGTTCGCCTTCGCCTGCGCCATCCTCGCCTCCATGACCTCCATCCTCCTCGGCTACG ATATCGGGGTGATGAGCGGGGCGTCGCTGTACATCAAGAAGGACTTCAACATCAGTGACGGGAAGGTGGAGGTTCTCATGGGCATACTGAACCTCTACTCGCTCATCGGCTCCTTCGCGGCGGGGCGGACGTCGGACTGGATCGGCCGGCGGTACACCATCGTGTTCGCCGCCGTCATATTCTTCGCGGGGGCGTTCCTCATGGGGTTCGCCGTCAACTACGCCATGCTCATGTTCGGCCGCTTCGTGGCCGGCATCGGCGTGGGCTACGCGCTCATGATCGCGCCGGTGTACACCGCCGAGgtgtcgccggcgtcggcgcgtGGCTTCCTGACGTCGTTCCCGGAGGTGTTCATCAACTTCGGCATCCTGCTCGGGTACGTCTCGAACTATGCTTTCTCCCGCTTGCCGCTGAACCTCGGGTGGCGCATCATGCTCGGCATCGGCGCGGCGCCGTCCGTGCTGCTCGCGCTCATGGTGCTCGGCATGCCGGAGTCGCCGCGGTGGCTGGTCATGAAGGGACGCCTCGCGGACGCCaaggtggtgctggagaagacCTCCGacacggcggaggaggccgcggaGCGCCTGGCCGACATcaaggccgccgccggcatccccgaggagctcgacggcgacgtggTGACCGTCCCCAAGAGAGGGAGCGGAAACGAGAAGCGGGTGTGGAAGGAGCTCATCCTGTCCCCGACCCCGGCCATGCGGCGCATCCTGCTGTCGGGCATCGGCATCCACTTCTTCCAGCAGGCGTCGGGCATCGACTCCGTCGTGCTCTACAGCCCGCGCGTGTTCAAGAGCGCCGGCATCACCGACGACAAACACCTCCTCGGCACCACCTGCGCCGTCGGTGTCACCAAGACGCTCTTCATCCTCGTGGCGACCTTCTTCCTCGACcgcgtcgggcggcggccgctgcTGCTGAGCAGCACGGGCGGGATGATCCTCTCCCTCATCGGCCTCGGCGCCGGGCTCACCGTCGTCGGCCAGCACCCCGACGCCAAGATACCTTGGGCCATCGGCCTAAGCATCGCCTCCACCCTCGCCTACGTCGCCTTCTTCTCCATCGGCCTTGGCCCCATCACGTGGGTGTACAGCTCGGAGATCTTCCCGCTCCAGGTGCGCGCGCTGGGCTGCtcgctcggcgtcgccgccaacCGCGTCACCAGCGGCGTCATCTCCATGACCTTCCTGTCGCTGTCCAAGGCCATCACCATCGGCGGCAGCTTCTTCCTCTACTCCGGCATCGCCGCGCTCGCCTGGGTGTTCTTCTACACCTACCTCCCGGAGACCCGCGGCCGGACGCTGGAGGAGATGAGCAAGCTGTTCGGCGacacggccgccgcctcggaATCAGACGAGCCAgccaaggagaagaagaaggtggaAATGGCCGCCACTAACTGA
- the LOC4343729 gene encoding polyol transporter 5: protein MPESTKLTAMAVDPKKKNASYAFTCAILASMASIILGYDIGVMSGASLYIKKDLKITDVQVEILMGILNIYSLVGSFAAGRTADWIGRRFTVVFAAAFFFARALLMGFSGDYATLMVGRFVAGVGVGYAIMIAPVYTAEISPASSRGFLTSFPEVSINLGILLGYVSNYAFARLPLSLGWRVMLGVGAAPSVLLALMVLGMPESPRWLVMKGRLADAKAVLEKIADTPEEASERLADIKAAAGIPDDLDGDVVTVSKKRGGEEGQVWRELVVSPTPAMRRIVLAAVGLHFFQQASGVDSVVLYSPRVFQSAGITGDDQLLGTTCAVGFAKTVFILVAAFLLDRAGRRPLLLTSTGGMVFSLVGLATGLTVVGGSPDAQVPSWAVGLCVASILAYVAFFSVGLGPMSGVYTSEIFPLRARALGFAVAVACNRVTSGVISMTFLSLSSAITIGGSFFLYAAISSLAWVFFFTRLPETRGQTLEEIGKVFGMDDTAMEAEDSAAYRERLLATSP, encoded by the exons ATGCCGGAATCCACCAAGCTCACGGCCATGGCTGTCGACCCCAAGAAGAAGAACGCCAGCTATGCATTCACCTGCGCCATCCTCGCCTCCATGGCCTCCATCATTCTCGGCTATG ACATCGGGGTGATGAGCGGCGCATCGCTGTACATCAAGAAAGACCTGAAGATCACTGACGTGCAGGTGGAGATCCTGATGGGCATCCTGAACATCTACTCGCTCGTCGGCTCCTTCGCCGCGGGGAGGACGGCGGACTGGATCGGCCGGCGGTTCACCGTCGTCTTCGCTGCCGCCTTCTTCTTCGCCAGAGCTCTACTCATGGGGTTCTCCGGTGACTACGCCACTCTCATGGTCGGCCGCTTCGTGGCGGGCGTCGGCGTGGGGTACGCGATCATGATCGCGCCCGTGTACACGGCCGAGatctcgccggcgtcgtcgcgtGGCTTCCTCACGTCGTTCCCGGAGGTCTCCATCAACCTCGGTATCCTCCTCGGCTACGTCTCCAACTATGCTTTCGCGCGCCTGCCGCTCTCCCTCGGGTGGCGCGTCatgctcggcgtcggcgcggcgccATCCGTGCTGCTCGCGCTCATGGTGCTCGGCATGCCGGAGTCGCCACGGTGGCTTGTCATGAAGGGTCGCCTCGCCGACGCCAAGGCTGTGCTGGAGAAGATCGCTGACACGCCGGAGGAGGCGTCGGAGCGGCTCGCTGACATCAAGGCGGCGGCTGGCATCCCAGATGACCTCGACGGCGACGTGGTCACCGTGTCCAAGAagagaggcggcgaggaggggcaGGTTTGGAGGGAGCTCGTCGTGTCCCCGACCCCGGCCATGCGGCGAATCGTGCTCGCGGCGGTCGGCCTCCACTTCTTCCAGCAGGCGTCGGGCGTCGACTCCGTCGTGCTCTACAGCCCGCGCGTGTTCCAGAGCGCGGGCATCACCGGCGACGACCAGCTCCTGGGCACCACCTGCGCCGTCGGCTTCGCCAAGACGGTCTTCATCCTGGTCGCCGCGTTCCTGCTcgaccgcgccggccggcggccgctGCTGCTGACCAGCACGGGCGGGATGGTCTTCTCCCTCGTCGGCCTCGCGACGGGGCTCACCGTCGTGGGCGGCAGCCCGGACGCCCAGGTGCCCAGCTGGGCCGTCGGCCTGTGCGTCGCGTCCATCCTGGCCTACGTCGCCTTCTTCTCCGTCGGCCTCGGGCCCATGTCCGGCGTGTACACCTCGGAGATCTTCCCGCTGCGGGCGCGCGCGCTGGGCTTCGCGGTCGCCGTGGCGTGCAACCGCGTCACCAGCGGCGTCATCTCCATGACCTTCCTGTCGCTCTCCAGCGCCATCACCATCGGCGGCAGCTTCTTCCTCTACGCCGCCATCTCGTCGCTCGCGTGGGTGTTCTTCTTCACTCGCCTCCCGGAGACGCGCGGCCAGACGCTGGAGGAGATCGGCAAGGTGTTCGGCATGGACGACACGGCCATGGAAGCAGAGGACTCCGCCGCGTACAGGGAAAGACTCTTGGCAACTTCTCCATGA
- the LOC4343730 gene encoding vegetative cell wall protein gp1 has product MPSSAPASQRSHRAHAGLTASKPPPTARSFRWPHLPPCRPRQPPQPPSAPPRQPTLPPGVSPLTARASSRAPCRPPPPPAVPATCCLLPRLPPPASCYHLRRCELRRSETCLAMTSASSASRRTAPRVPPPPESPAPDPATGRPDQPPRGPNPPPAWPDSPCGPLRTPSSA; this is encoded by the coding sequence ATGCCGTcgtccgcgccggcctctcagCGAAGCCACCGCGCCCACGCTGGCCTCACAGCCTCCAAGCCTCCGCCAACGGCCCGTTCCTTCCGCTGGCCTCACCTCCCTCCGTGCCGGCCGCGCCAGCCTCCACAGCCGCCGTCTGCGCCTCCTCGCCAGCCTACGTTGCCGCCGGGCGTGTCCCCTCTCACCGCACGTGCCTCCTCGCGCGCGCCatgccgccctccgccgccgccagccgtgcCGGCCACTTGCTGCCTTCTCCCGCGCCTCCCGCCGCCAGCCAGCTGCTACCATCTCCGTCGCTGCGAGCTCCGCCGGTCAGAGACGTGCTTGGCGATGACGTCAGCCTCCTCTGCCAGTCGACGCACCGCCCCGCGAGTTCCGCCGCCACCGGAGTCGCCAGCTCCCGATCCGGCCACGGGGAGGCCAGATCAGCCGCCGAGGGGGCCGAATCCGCCTCCGGCGTGGCCGGATTCGCCCTGTGGACCTCTTCGGACGCCGTCTTCCGCCTGA
- the LOC9266807 gene encoding polyol transporter 5, producing MRRPKNKYGFVTAVLSSATPLLLGYDLVMVCGSATLPEPPGVKLLACVAVASCVLGALAAVGAQCVVGDRCTVLLSAAVLCAGALARGLATSFAAFEAGVFVNGVGMGLALMSVPAYAGELSPSSLHRGLTSHPDGFVCLGCILGGLCFSPRFLNLPVRVAWRLTVATGTAIPALLGFAVLLMPELPQWLLTKDHARRVLSRTLSLEDAELRLLETKTELGEPHDVGCDDTVATPAWRTRWREERALWLELLARPTEPVRRNIVSALVAKAFQQASGIGSMFLYVQRAFRDAGVPSDTRMTRALVAFGLVVFAFFAVSTVLLELAWLLVKALAGGCCPRRAPAPADHPSSPHAHRGGVAMGMKRRREQLKWARSLSATMLMSLMALVWLLLGPVQMADASSSSGWPRWLRTAVAAVNRAVRAAILWSFAWVYEVTAVYGNLLACSAIIVFAWFLVYFGVLGAKER from the exons ATGAGGCGTCCTAAGAACAAATATGGCTTTGTCACCGCCGTGCTCTCGTCGGCGACGCCTCTCCTCCTGGGCTACG ACCTCGTCATGGTGTGCGGCTCGGCCACGCTGCCGGAGCCGCCCGGCGTGAAGCTCCTGgcgtgcgtcgccgtcgcgtcctgCGTCctcggcgcgctcgccgccgtgggAGCCCAGTGCGTCGTCGGCGACCGCTGCACCGTGCTGCTCTCGGCGGCGGTGCTCTGCGCGGGCGCGCTTGCCCGCGGGCTCGCCACCAGCTTCGCGGCGTTCGAGGCCGGCGTCTTCGTCAACGGCGTCGGCATGGGCCTGGCGCTCATGAGCGTCCCGGCCTACGCCGGCGAGCTCAGCCCGTCGTCGCTGCACCGCGGCCTCACCTCGCACCCTGACGGCTTCGTGTGCCTCGGTTGCATCCTCGGCGGCCTCTGCTTCTCCCCGAGATTCTTGAACCTCCCCGTGCGCGTCGCCTGGCGGCTGACCGTAGCCACCGGCACGGCCATCCCGGCGTTGCTCGGCTTCGCCGTCCTCCTCATGCCGGAGTTGCCACAGTGGCTCTTGACCAAGGACCACGCACGTCGCGTCCTCTCCAGGACGTTGTCACTGGAGGATGCCGAGCTCCGTCTGCTCGAGACAAaaacggagctcggcgagcCGCACGACGTCGGCTGCGACGACACGGTGGCAACGCCGGCGTGGCGAACCCGGTGGAGGGAGGAGCGCGCGCTCTGGCTGGAGCTGCTGGCGAGGCCGACGGAGCCGGTCCGGCGCAACATCGTCAGCGCGCTGGTCGCCAAGGCATTCCAGCAGGCGTCGGGCATCGGGTCCATGTTCCTGTACGTGCAGCGCGCGTTCCGCGACGCCGGCGTCCCGTCCGACACGCGCATGACGAGGGCGCTCGTGGCGTTCGGCCTCGTCGTGTTCGCCTTCTTCGCCGTCTCCACGGTGCTGCTCGAGCTCGCCTGGCTGCTGGTGAAAgcgctcgccggcggctgctgcccgaggcgcgcgccggcgccggccgaccACCCGTCGTCGCCTCACGCCCACCGTGGCGGCGTTGCCATGGGCatgaagcggcggcgggagcagctgAAGTGGGCGAGGAGCCTGTCCGCGACCATGCTGATGTCGCTGATGGCGCTGGTGTGGCTCTTGCTCGGCCCCGTGCAGATGGCGGACGCGTCGTCGTCCAGTGGCTGGCCGCGGTGGCTGCGGACCGCGGTGGCCGCCGTGAACCGGGCCGTCAGGGCGGCGATCCTGTGGAGCTTCGCGTGGGTTTACGAGGTTACAGCCGTGTACGGCAACTTGCTCGCGTGCTCCGCGATCATCGTGTTCGCGTGGTTCCTCGTGTATTTCGGCGTCCTTGGCGCCAAGGAGAGGTGA
- the LOC112939710 gene encoding uncharacterized protein, producing the protein MTTSRRLSDRKVARFEKNVTKRGSVPETVKKGNDYPVGPIVLGFFVFVVVGSSLFQIIRTAQNAGYF; encoded by the exons ACTACCTCAAGGCGTCTCTCAGATAGGAAAGTGGCACGGTTTGAGAAGAACGTCACCAAGAGGGGTTCTGTTCCTGAGACAGTCAAGAAAGGAAATGATTATCCTGTTGGACCCATTGTGCTTGGATTTTTCGTCTTTGTGGTTGTTGGTTCAT CTCTCTTTCAGATCATCAGGACAGCCCAAAATGCTGGATACTTCTGA